From Halotia branconii CENA392, the proteins below share one genomic window:
- a CDS encoding ion transporter, with amino-acid sequence MLLSKEQTEFYLKDLETPIGKAINLAIVALVLLSSGIFVVETYNISDNVRYQLHIIDTAIFIIFAVEYAIRLWSAENKIKYIFSFYAIIDLIAILPFLLGIVDIKFIRLLRWFRILRLIRFIDNQFLFASISTEDGVIFARILFTLFAIVFVYSGLIYQVEHPVNPQSFSTFLDAVYFSVVTMTTVGFGDVIPISKLGRLLTVLMIFTGIALIPWQVGDLIKRVVKTVNQVETVCSDCGLTFHDIDAEFCKRCGSKLPIRNS; translated from the coding sequence ATGTTACTGAGTAAAGAACAAACAGAATTTTACTTAAAAGACTTGGAAACGCCAATAGGTAAAGCGATTAATTTGGCAATTGTCGCTTTAGTTCTATTATCATCAGGAATTTTTGTAGTAGAAACCTATAATATTTCTGACAATGTTCGCTATCAGCTACATATAATTGATACTGCTATTTTCATCATTTTTGCAGTAGAATATGCTATCCGACTCTGGAGTGCGGAAAATAAAATTAAGTATATTTTTAGTTTTTATGCAATTATTGATTTAATCGCAATTTTGCCATTTTTACTTGGAATAGTAGATATTAAATTTATTCGTTTACTACGATGGTTCAGAATTTTAAGGTTAATTAGATTTATAGATAATCAATTCCTCTTTGCCAGTATTAGTACTGAAGATGGTGTTATTTTTGCGCGAATACTGTTTACATTATTCGCCATAGTCTTTGTCTATTCTGGCTTAATTTATCAAGTTGAGCATCCGGTTAACCCGCAAAGTTTTAGTACATTTTTAGATGCAGTTTATTTTTCTGTTGTCACAATGACAACAGTGGGATTTGGCGATGTGATTCCGATTTCAAAATTAGGTCGTCTCCTAACAGTATTGATGATTTTTACCGGAATTGCCTTGATTCCCTGGCAAGTGGGAGATTTGATTAAGCGAGTAGTCAAAACTGTTAATCAGGTAGAAACTGTTTGTTCAGATTGCGGTTTAACTTTTCATGATATCGATGCTGAATTTTGTAAAAGATGTGGCAGTAAATTACCAATTCGTAATTCGTAA
- a CDS encoding ArnT family glycosyltransferase has translation MQIAQKWLAEKTNQVVFCLLVGGLLFRAFIAFWLYPTFDEAYYYLYSLHLDWSYFDHPLLVALTTGFGPWLTGVVSQFTIRMGALIAHTGSLVLLYLTSKKLFSPQAAKITLAIATISPIFQVGFGILSLPDSPLIFFWSASLFCATTEFFRQPDSSKSYIPSYRLAILGILVGLACLSKYHGFILGLGLVGFCVTNPRYRCVFRSPWAWLSLGLFLITIFPILFWNIQHDWVSFRFQSERAVPRGGYNLLSVVLVCLAGVAYLFPTIGLPLWWVSLRPMLTGTVQVFSQKSLKFGNFFPDSWLLILWVSLPVILGFTLIGGYRQILPAWSMPGFWGVTLLLGQQAIIWEQQSRHWVRRWLLGSGIMVVTILLIALLQVTTGIMQKPSQYAFMGGFLPPKDDPSTELIDIQQLRRGFAASPILSTALEKSSFIFTNRYYIGGPVAMSLEPLANIPITCFDIGKDVRGFAFWSVATQWLGEDALYITTKPFNQRKDLMDSYQSHFSSLTEIATIPIRRGGVVVNVIYVYQAKTLLKPYPRSYGI, from the coding sequence ATGCAAATAGCTCAGAAATGGTTGGCTGAAAAAACTAATCAAGTAGTGTTTTGTTTGCTGGTTGGAGGACTGCTGTTTCGAGCTTTTATTGCTTTCTGGCTTTATCCTACTTTTGATGAAGCTTATTACTATCTTTATAGCCTACATCTGGACTGGAGCTATTTCGATCATCCTTTGCTAGTAGCGCTAACAACTGGTTTTGGCCCTTGGTTGACTGGAGTTGTATCTCAGTTCACCATTCGTATGGGGGCGTTGATTGCACACACAGGCAGTTTAGTATTGTTATATCTGACTAGCAAGAAATTATTTTCTCCTCAAGCTGCGAAAATAACTTTAGCGATCGCTACTATTAGTCCGATTTTTCAAGTTGGCTTTGGTATACTCAGTCTACCTGACAGTCCGTTGATATTTTTTTGGTCAGCTAGTTTATTTTGTGCAACCACTGAATTTTTTCGACAACCAGATTCATCTAAATCCTACATCCCCAGTTACCGCCTAGCAATTCTAGGTATTTTAGTGGGATTAGCCTGTCTAAGTAAATATCACGGTTTTATTTTAGGATTAGGGCTGGTTGGTTTTTGTGTAACAAATCCACGTTATCGCTGTGTTTTTCGCTCCCCTTGGGCATGGCTGAGTTTAGGCTTATTTCTAATCACCATCTTCCCGATTTTGTTTTGGAATATTCAGCATGATTGGGTATCATTCCGCTTTCAATCAGAGCGAGCAGTGCCTAGAGGCGGCTACAATTTGCTGAGTGTAGTACTAGTCTGTTTAGCTGGAGTAGCTTACCTGTTCCCAACCATAGGATTACCCCTCTGGTGGGTAAGTTTGCGACCAATGTTAACTGGAACAGTTCAAGTTTTTTCCCAAAAATCATTAAAATTTGGTAATTTCTTTCCTGATTCCTGGCTTTTAATTTTATGGGTATCCTTACCCGTAATTTTGGGGTTTACTCTGATTGGAGGATATCGACAAATTCTGCCGGCTTGGTCAATGCCAGGATTTTGGGGGGTAACTTTGCTATTAGGTCAACAAGCAATCATCTGGGAGCAGCAATCTCGACATTGGGTGCGGCGATGGCTTTTAGGTTCAGGAATTATGGTTGTCACTATCTTACTAATTGCTTTGTTACAAGTGACAACGGGAATCATGCAAAAGCCTAGCCAGTACGCTTTTATGGGAGGTTTCTTACCTCCCAAAGATGACCCTTCTACAGAACTAATTGATATTCAACAACTGCGGCGTGGTTTTGCTGCATCTCCTATTCTGAGTACAGCTTTAGAAAAATCTAGTTTTATATTTACTAATCGCTATTACATTGGTGGGCCAGTTGCGATGTCCCTGGAACCCTTAGCAAATATTCCAATTACTTGCTTTGATATTGGTAAAGATGTGCGTGGCTTTGCTTTTTGGTCAGTAGCCACTCAATGGTTGGGAGAAGACGCGCTGTACATTACTACTAAACCCTTTAATCAAAGAAAAGACTTGATGGATAGCTATCAAAGTCACTTTAGCAGTTTGACTGAGATTGCAACGATTCCCATCCGGCGAGGCGGGGTAGTGGTCAACGTCATTTATGTCTATCAAGCCAAGACGCTGCTCAAGCCTTATCCTCGGTCTTACGGAATTTGA